One window of Mangrovibacterium diazotrophicum genomic DNA carries:
- a CDS encoding transaldolase family protein, whose translation MIYMADTADLAALKDLYSFFPLEGVTTNPTILKQSGNKLSVAIENILKLIGHGMIHVQVMSEEAEDIVREAKTYKNFFDIGDNFYAKIPVTPEGYKAMTILKDAGINVTATAIFTQQQALVAAKAGADFVAPYVSRLDNISSHGIEVVRDIAKNMNDFKLPTKVLAASFKTVDQIHRVSMVGSHSATVGPELLMQLIKHPMTDISVATFLEDGKDLYDISF comes from the coding sequence ATGATTTACATGGCAGACACGGCTGATTTGGCAGCCTTGAAAGATTTGTACAGCTTTTTTCCGTTGGAAGGTGTGACAACCAACCCGACGATTTTGAAACAGTCGGGAAATAAGTTGTCGGTGGCAATCGAAAACATTTTGAAACTGATTGGTCACGGGATGATTCACGTGCAGGTGATGAGCGAAGAAGCAGAAGATATTGTTCGCGAAGCAAAGACTTACAAAAACTTCTTCGATATCGGCGATAATTTTTACGCGAAAATCCCGGTGACTCCGGAAGGATACAAAGCGATGACAATTTTGAAAGACGCCGGAATCAATGTTACTGCAACAGCAATCTTTACCCAGCAGCAAGCCCTGGTAGCGGCGAAAGCCGGTGCTGATTTCGTTGCTCCTTACGTGAGCCGTTTGGATAACATTTCGTCACACGGTATTGAAGTTGTTCGCGATATTGCCAAAAACATGAACGATTTTAAATTACCGACCAAAGTGTTGGCCGCCAGCTTTAAAACAGTCGACCAGATCCATCGCGTGAGCATGGTGGGATCGCACTCGGCAACTGTGGGCCCCGAATTGTTGATGCAATTGATTAAGCACCCGATGACTGATATCAGTGTCGCAACATTCCTGGAAGACGGGAAAGATTTATACGATATTTCATTTTAG
- a CDS encoding zinc-binding dehydrogenase — protein sequence MKTKGIRLYGKKDLRMEEFELPKITADEILAKVVSDSICMSSYKAASQGSDHKRIPDDVAEKPILIGHEFAGELVEIGANWQHKFKAGQKFSIQPAIYYEEGPVGVLSAPGYSYQYIGGDATYVIIPKDVLVQDCLLAYEGPGYYPASLAEPLSCVIGAMHANYHTKPGSYVHQMEIIDGGKMAILAGVGPMGLAAINYVIMREDRKPSLMVVTDIDQSRLDRAASIYSPEWAKSKGIELIYLNTSGENPVQKLRDLTGGEGYNDVFVFAPVPPVIEQGDAILSNDGCLNFFAGPGNADFTAKMNFYNVHYASTHIVGTSGGNNDDMVESLEMFGKGLDPAGLVTHVGGLNAVIDTTLHLPEIPGGKKLIYTHKDIPLTAIAEFKEKGKSDPLFAGLHEICQRNNELWSVEAEEFLLANANDI from the coding sequence ATGAAAACAAAAGGTATTCGATTATATGGCAAGAAGGACTTGCGGATGGAAGAGTTTGAACTTCCGAAAATTACAGCTGATGAGATTTTAGCAAAGGTGGTGTCCGACAGTATTTGCATGTCGTCCTACAAAGCGGCGTCGCAGGGGAGCGACCACAAGCGGATCCCGGATGATGTAGCGGAAAAACCAATCCTGATCGGGCACGAGTTTGCCGGCGAGTTGGTTGAAATTGGTGCCAATTGGCAACATAAATTCAAAGCCGGGCAGAAGTTTTCCATTCAGCCGGCAATCTATTACGAAGAAGGCCCGGTTGGCGTGTTGAGTGCTCCCGGATATTCTTATCAATACATCGGCGGTGACGCCACTTATGTCATCATTCCGAAAGATGTGCTGGTGCAGGATTGTTTGCTGGCCTATGAAGGACCTGGCTATTACCCGGCGTCGCTGGCCGAACCACTGAGCTGTGTGATTGGCGCCATGCATGCCAACTATCACACCAAGCCGGGCTCGTATGTGCACCAAATGGAAATTATTGACGGTGGTAAAATGGCAATCCTGGCAGGTGTTGGCCCGATGGGCCTGGCTGCCATCAATTACGTCATCATGCGCGAAGATCGCAAGCCGTCGTTGATGGTGGTAACAGATATTGATCAGTCGCGTTTGGATCGGGCAGCTTCAATCTATTCACCCGAATGGGCAAAATCGAAAGGGATTGAGTTGATTTATCTGAACACAAGCGGCGAAAATCCGGTGCAAAAGTTACGCGACCTGACAGGTGGCGAAGGCTACAATGATGTGTTTGTATTTGCGCCGGTTCCTCCGGTTATTGAGCAGGGCGATGCTATCCTTTCGAACGATGGCTGTTTGAACTTCTTTGCCGGGCCGGGCAACGCGGATTTCACGGCGAAAATGAACTTCTACAACGTTCATTACGCTTCAACCCACATTGTGGGAACATCGGGCGGTAACAACGACGACATGGTAGAATCGCTGGAAATGTTCGGCAAAGGATTGGATCCTGCCGGGCTGGTTACTCATGTTGGTGGCTTGAATGCGGTGATTGATACGACTTTGCATTTGCCGGAAATCCCGGGTGGCAAAAAGTTAATCTACACGCACAAGGACATTCCGCTGACTGCCATTGCTGAATTTAAAGAAAAAGGTAAATCTGATCCTCTGTTTGCAGGTCTGCACGAGATTTGCCAGCGAAATAACGAACTTTGGTCCGTCGAAGCTGAAGAGTTCCTGTTGGCGAATGCCAATGATATTTAA